CGACTTAACCAGGTGTCTGATGTATGCCCGGCTGTAATTGCGGCATGTATGACAGTCACAATTTTCATCAATGGGACGAAAATCACGGGCAAATTTTGCGTTGCGGACAACCAGACGTCCATTAGATGTCATACATGTTCCGTTCCGTGCGATCCGAGTAGGGAGAACACAATCAAACATATCTATGCCCCGCATGCTGCCATCAATTAGTGAATCGGGTGAGCCTACCCCCATTAAATAGCGTGGTTTTTCATCAGGAAGAAGAGGAGCAGTAAAATCAAGCACCCGGTTCATAACATCTTTTGGCTCACCAACGGAAAGTCCTCCAATAGCATATCCCGGGAAATCCATTGAAGTAAGATCTCTTGCGCTTTGTCTGCGCAAATCTTCATATTCTCCTCCTTGGATAATCCCAAATAGCCCCTGATCATGAGGTCTCTGATGGCCTTCCAGGCATCGTTCAGCCCAGCGACTAGTCCGCTCCACTGACTTTTTCATATAGTCATGCTCAGCAGGATAAGGAGGGCACTCATCAAAAGCCATCATTATATCAGCACCCAGTGAATTTTGGATGTGCATGGCTTTCTCAGGTGAGAGAAATAGTTTTTCTCCACTAATATGGTTACGGAAGTGAACGCCCTCTTCTTCAATCTGTCTCAAGTCACTTAAGCTGAATACTTGAAATCCTCCTGAATCTGTCAGGATGGATCCATTCCAATTCATGAAAGAATGAAGACCTCCTGCTTCTTCAACGATATCTTCCCCTGGTCGCAGCCAAAGATGATACGTGTTGGAAAGTATAATTGGAGCCCCCATCTGCTCAAGTTCCTCAGGACTCATCGTTTTTACCGTTGCAAGCGTGCCTACAGGCATGAACATTGGAGTTTCAAATGATCCGTGAGGTGTATGAACTTTTCCGAGACGTGCACCCGTTTGTTTACATGTTTTAATTAATTCATATGTGATTGCCATTATTTCTGTCCTTTCTCCACTTCAAGCAATAATCTAACTAAACAATTAACATCGCATCTCCAAAGCTGAAGAATCGATACTTATTCTCCACAGCTCTAGCATATGCTTCCAGAACAAATTCACGACCTGCAAAGGCACTGACCAGCATAATCAGCGTGGATTTAGGCAGATGAAAATTCGTAATCAGTCCGTCAATCGCTTTCAGCTTTTGGGGTGGGTAGATAAATATATCCGTCCAGCCGCTAGCTTCCTGAAAAGTTCCGTAATCACGGATGATTGTTTCCAAAGTCCTTGTGGAGGTAGTACCTACAGAGATTATTCGACCTCCCTGTTTTTTCACCTGATTCAATTGGTCAGCCGTTTCTTGAGATACTTGGTAGAACTCAGCATGCATATCGTGGTCTTCCACCTTATCGACACTAACAGGACGAAAGGTTCCAAGTCCGACATGAAGGGTGAGATAGGCTATCGTTACACCGGAAGCTTGAAGGTTTTCAAGTAGTTCGTTCGTAAAATGAAGACCGGCAGTAGGTGCTGCTGCAGACCCTTCTTCCTTCGCGTACACAGTCTGGTAACGTTCCCTGTCCGACAGCTGCTCCTTAATATAAGGGGGAAGCGGCATCTCACCAAGGGATTCCAGCACTTCCATAAAAATCCCTTCATAAGAGAACCTGACTTTTCTTCCTCCATGTTCCTGCATCTCCGTGCATTCAGCTATTAACTGTCCGTCTCCAAACACAATACGAGTACCTGGTTTTACTTTTTTAGCAGGTTTGATAAGTACATCCCACTCGTCTTTCGTATCTTGATGGAGGAGAAGAACTTCTACTTTTCCTCCCGTGTCTTCTTTTGCACCAAATAGCCTGGCCGGAAGTACGCGTGTATCATTTAAAACGAGGCAGTCGCCTGGCTTTAATAGCCTTTCAATATCTGAAAAATGGTAATGTTCTATTGTTTCAGCACTCCGGTCGCAAACCATGAGGCGTGAAGAAGAACGATCCTGAAGCGGTACCTGAGCAATAAGCTCTTCGGGCAGTTCAAAATCATACTGCTTAATATCCATTTAAATCCCCTATTCTTCCTTAGCGTATTTTACCAATAATATAAAATATAAGTGATAGAACAATACTCGCAACAATGGACGTCATAATTGGAAAATAAAAGGTTGTATTCCCTTTTTTAAAAGACAAATCCCCTGGAAGTCTGCCAACAAAACTCCATAAAAGTCCTATCACGATAAACACAATCCCTATAACAATAAATATTTTTCCGAACCCAGTCAAGTTCCGGGCACCTCCCTATGGAAGTGAGCGTATGCTTTAGGTGTTACGACACGTCCACGCGGAGTTCTTTGTATAAATCCAATTTGAAGAAGAAACGGCTCGTACACATCTTCAATCGTCTGAGACTCTTCTCCAATTGTAGCCGAAATAGTATCAAGCCCCACTGGTCCCCCTCGAAATCCATCCATAATGCCTTTTAAAAGCTTGTGGTCTATATAATCCAGGCCTTCAGCGTCTACTTGAAGCATTTCTAACGCTTCTTGGGTCGTTTCGAGAGAGATCACGGATTCACCTTTGACCTGAGCTATATCACGTACCCGTTTAAATAAGCGGTTGGCAATCCGCGGTGTTCCCCTCGAACGACGGGCAATTTCCACAGCAGCATTAAAATCAATTTCTACATGAAAAATATCAGCTGTCCTCTCTACTATTGAGCACAATGCCTCTGTTTCGTAATATTCCAATCTGCTGTGGACTCCGAACCGATCACGAAGCGGCGCCGATAATAATCCTGCCCTTGTGGTGGCTCCGACCAGAGTAAAGGGAGGGAGATCAAGGCGCATCGATCTCGCACTGGGTCCGCTGCCTACAACAATATCCAGACAAAAATCTTCCATCGCAGGATAGAGCACCTCTTCTACTGATCTTGGTAATCGATGAATTTCATCTATAAAAAGAACATCCCCAGGCTCTAGTGAAGATAAAATTGCGGCCAGATCTCCGGCCCTCTCAATGGCAGGTCCAGCCGTTGTCCTGAACTGCACACCCATTTCATTGGCAATAATAGAAGCAAGCGTCGTTTTCCCGAGCCCCGGAGGGCCGTAGAGAAGTGCGTGGTCCAGAGGTTCCTCTCTCATCTTTGCTGCTTCAATAAAAATATGCAGATTTCGTTTAGTCTGATCCTGACCAATATACTGTTTGAGCGTTTCTGGTCTCAAACTAAGTTCAATGTCCTGATCTGTCTCCTGCAACTCGCCGGAAATCATTCGATCTTCCACATTAGTTCCCCCTTTCAATTATGACTTCATCAGTATCTGTAACCCTTGTCTGACATAATCATCAACACTGCCTTCGTTGGTTTTTTGAAGTTCTGTTCGTGCCAATTTAATTTCTTTTTCTGTATAACCCAAAGCCTTTAATGCTTCAAGTGCATCTTCTATACGCTCTCTTTTCTCTTTTGAAGTCAGTTCCTCTTGATAGAAAATTGTATCTTCATTCTGCTCATCAGGGAGCCATACAATCAATTTGCCTTTTAAGTCCAATATCATCTGCCTGGCGGTCTTCTTTCCGACACCAGGGAATTTAGTTAAGTACTTATCGTCTTCCTGTTCAATAGCTGAAACAAATTCGGGGACACTAACCGTACCAAGTATAGCTAAAGCACCCTTTGGACCGATCCCTGAAACATTTAAAAGCTGGGCGAACAGCTGTTTATCTTCTTTTTTTCTGAAGCCAAATAATATTTGTTGATCTTCTCGTATATAGTGGTATGTATGAATTTTTATCTCGCGGTTCAAATAATCTTGAAAGTTGTAAGGGGTAGCACATAGAATCTCATAACCGATACCACCTGTTTCAAGAGTTATAGACGCATCTTCAATTAAGCTTAATTGTCCTTTTACATAAGTAATCATAGTTGGAATTCCTCTCTAACCTGTATTGCTTAGCACTCTCTATTGTAACACACAAGCACATGTTCGCCCATGACAGAACCGCAAGAAGAATGTAGATTCCTGCCGTGTTCAGCAGCTTTAATGACTTGTTTCACAAATAATCTCGGCTACCAGCTCACAAAATAAAACAGCCGTCTATGACTATTCATAGCGGCTGTTCTTCTCCAGCATACTGCTTAACGACTTGCTCGAAATGAGAGGCATCTTTGATTTTAATGCCATCTTTCAATTCTGACTTCCTCTTCGATTCTAATGGTTCTATAGGGATAGGTTTAAAGGATTCTATAACCTTCCCCTGGGAAGGAGTCCCCTCAAATACGGCCAATTCTCCATCTTCCGTAAGTCCGAAATACCCCTGCTGCTTAGTCAGTGGTGAGATATCTTCTACTTGTCTTTTGAAAACGATCTGATCCAGCTCCTGTGATTCTATGGACCATCCTTCATAAGTCGACCAGAAATCCACCATAGACCATATTGTTTCTTCCTTATGAATGGTCTCCGTTACACCATCGAGATAATGCTGTTTCAATACTACCTTTATCGTTAAAGGTTCCGGATTCACTAGAGTTTCCACAGAATTTTCTTCTGTTTTATTAATCACCGTTCTATGATAAGATAAATCCTCTGCTCTAAGAGAGACTTCTTCTTCCGCACCAAACCATTGCCATCCTGCAAAAATTAAACTGGCCGGTATAATCCATAACCATCGATTCATCGCAGGTTCCCCCTAACTAAAAAATAACTTCTGCCCCTAGTATGTCCAGGAACAGAAGTTATTATGATAGAAAGACAGCGATTAAGATAATTTCTCTAAGATGGCTTCATCTGCGTCTAAGTTATGATATACCTCTTGCACATCATCATTATCCTCAAGCATATCAATTAATTTAAGCATCTTTTCTACGCCCTCTTCATCCAGAGGCGTGTATGTTTCTGGAATCATCGTAACTTCACTCGTCACAAATGAATACCCGCTTTTTTCAAGCGCAGCCTTAACATCAGAAAAGGATTCAGGTTCAGCATAAATTTCGAATTGATCCTCTGTTGTTTCCATTTCTTCCGCTCCGGCTTCGATTGCCTCAAGCATCAACTCTTCTTCGTCCGCCTCTGTTTCACCGCGATCCACCACTAAGTAGCCTTTGCGGTCAAACATAAAGGAGACGCAGCCATTTTCACCCAGATTTCCATCGTTTTTATTAAAGGCATGTCGCACGTCTGCTGCGGTTCGGTTTTTATTATCTGTTAACACCTTAACCATAACGGCTACTCCGCCAGGACCATATCCTTCATACGTGTACTCTTCGTAGTTTACTCCTTCAAGATCACCTGTTGCTTTCTTAATCGCACGATCGATATTTTCATTTGGCATATTATTTGATTTAGCTTTATCTACAGCTAAGCGGAGATTGGGATTCATCTCTGGATCCCCGCCGCCTTGCCGGGCAGCCATGAATATCTCTCTTGCCAGCTTCATAAAAAGCTTACCCCGTTTGGCGTCTTGAGCACCTTTTCGGCGTTTTATATTACTC
The Halobacillus halophilus DSM 2266 DNA segment above includes these coding regions:
- the queA gene encoding tRNA preQ1(34) S-adenosylmethionine ribosyltransferase-isomerase QueA, yielding MDIKQYDFELPEELIAQVPLQDRSSSRLMVCDRSAETIEHYHFSDIERLLKPGDCLVLNDTRVLPARLFGAKEDTGGKVEVLLLHQDTKDEWDVLIKPAKKVKPGTRIVFGDGQLIAECTEMQEHGGRKVRFSYEGIFMEVLESLGEMPLPPYIKEQLSDRERYQTVYAKEEGSAAAPTAGLHFTNELLENLQASGVTIAYLTLHVGLGTFRPVSVDKVEDHDMHAEFYQVSQETADQLNQVKKQGGRIISVGTTSTRTLETIIRDYGTFQEASGWTDIFIYPPQKLKAIDGLITNFHLPKSTLIMLVSAFAGREFVLEAYARAVENKYRFFSFGDAMLIV
- the tgt gene encoding tRNA guanosine(34) transglycosylase Tgt; protein product: MAITYELIKTCKQTGARLGKVHTPHGSFETPMFMPVGTLATVKTMSPEELEQMGAPIILSNTYHLWLRPGEDIVEEAGGLHSFMNWNGSILTDSGGFQVFSLSDLRQIEEEGVHFRNHISGEKLFLSPEKAMHIQNSLGADIMMAFDECPPYPAEHDYMKKSVERTSRWAERCLEGHQRPHDQGLFGIIQGGEYEDLRRQSARDLTSMDFPGYAIGGLSVGEPKDVMNRVLDFTAPLLPDEKPRYLMGVGSPDSLIDGSMRGIDMFDCVLPTRIARNGTCMTSNGRLVVRNAKFARDFRPIDENCDCHTCRNYSRAYIRHLVKSSETFGFRLTTYHNLYFLLKLMRQVREAIKEDRLGDFREEFFEQYGFNKPNAKNF
- a CDS encoding YebC/PmpR family DNA-binding transcriptional regulator produces the protein MAGHSKWSNIKRRKGAQDAKRGKLFMKLAREIFMAARQGGGDPEMNPNLRLAVDKAKSNNMPNENIDRAIKKATGDLEGVNYEEYTYEGYGPGGVAVMVKVLTDNKNRTAADVRHAFNKNDGNLGENGCVSFMFDRKGYLVVDRGETEADEEELMLEAIEAGAEEMETTEDQFEIYAEPESFSDVKAALEKSGYSFVTSEVTMIPETYTPLDEEGVEKMLKLIDMLEDNDDVQEVYHNLDADEAILEKLS
- the ruvA gene encoding Holliday junction branch migration protein RuvA → MITYVKGQLSLIEDASITLETGGIGYEILCATPYNFQDYLNREIKIHTYHYIREDQQILFGFRKKEDKQLFAQLLNVSGIGPKGALAILGTVSVPEFVSAIEQEDDKYLTKFPGVGKKTARQMILDLKGKLIVWLPDEQNEDTIFYQEELTSKEKRERIEDALEALKALGYTEKEIKLARTELQKTNEGSVDDYVRQGLQILMKS
- the ruvB gene encoding Holliday junction branch migration DNA helicase RuvB — protein: MEDRMISGELQETDQDIELSLRPETLKQYIGQDQTKRNLHIFIEAAKMREEPLDHALLYGPPGLGKTTLASIIANEMGVQFRTTAGPAIERAGDLAAILSSLEPGDVLFIDEIHRLPRSVEEVLYPAMEDFCLDIVVGSGPSARSMRLDLPPFTLVGATTRAGLLSAPLRDRFGVHSRLEYYETEALCSIVERTADIFHVEIDFNAAVEIARRSRGTPRIANRLFKRVRDIAQVKGESVISLETTQEALEMLQVDAEGLDYIDHKLLKGIMDGFRGGPVGLDTISATIGEESQTIEDVYEPFLLQIGFIQRTPRGRVVTPKAYAHFHREVPGT
- a CDS encoding intercompartmental signaling factor BofC; translation: MNRWLWIIPASLIFAGWQWFGAEEEVSLRAEDLSYHRTVINKTEENSVETLVNPEPLTIKVVLKQHYLDGVTETIHKEETIWSMVDFWSTYEGWSIESQELDQIVFKRQVEDISPLTKQQGYFGLTEDGELAVFEGTPSQGKVIESFKPIPIEPLESKRKSELKDGIKIKDASHFEQVVKQYAGEEQPL
- a CDS encoding DUF2905 domain-containing protein, with the translated sequence MTGFGKIFIVIGIVFIVIGLLWSFVGRLPGDLSFKKGNTTFYFPIMTSIVASIVLSLIFYIIGKIR